A region from the Aegilops tauschii subsp. strangulata cultivar AL8/78 chromosome 5, Aet v6.0, whole genome shotgun sequence genome encodes:
- the LOC120964665 gene encoding uncharacterized protein, giving the protein MMLEFNAHGLVPNWAEPAEDQVQEFFDTLEEKYVSAEPRLVQDTTQAELDYIAARAVEAELAREAGSAGGVEDKAAAEAEEKELAQWAESAGEASSAGTGAPLVEDVVDESLEEEAEAVDPPITGRGRVLRQPISGEPVRPGRAVQLRQAQETSARQTRAAAVKKVVKAAVAKKKASASSSSKRAQTPPPSPRSADVDAEVVFDFGSLSPRRKRKAAEEEVEEEEDVETMTQRVKRARTSTGGQPPADASGTLLVVLSSSDNSPRPNPQRGGQQQEEPQRATPNTPLRGTFPARAPSTEPMHTEEEEANSGAGGFASAPNVGGEGTSASQPGTELEVERDGLRDQAQKLAKEKDTLNDALIEAQGAVLSRAGELSEANNSIKDLKLKLEGLEGMLLERKAREETLSKDVENEKQLRKNETTDHKDFVEGENRWIGRLKDVAGRMTM; this is encoded by the exons atgatgctggagttcaacgcgcacggcctcgtcccaaattgggccgagccgGCGGAGGATCAGGTGCAGGAGTTTTTTGACACCTTGGAGGAGAAATACGTCAGCGCcgagccgcggctcgtccaggacactacccaggcggagctggactacatcgccgccagggcggtggaggcggagctcgccagggaggccgggagcgccggcggcgtggaggacaaggccgcggcggaggcggaggaaaaagagctcgcccagtgggcggagtccgctggggaagccagcagcgccggcaccggggcccctctcgTCGAAGATGTGGTCGATGAGTCGTTGGAAgaggaggccgaggctgtcgaccctccgatcacggggagagggcgagtcctgcggcagCCCATCTCTGGTGAGCCGGTCCGGCCTGGCAGGGCCGTACAACTGCGGCAAGCCCAGGAGACGTCCgcgcgccagacgagggccgcggcggtgaagaaagtggtgaaggccgcggtggcgaagaagaaagcatcCGCTTCTTCTTCGTCCAAACGCGCTCAGACCCCACCTCCTTCCCCTCGTTCGGCGGACGTCGACGCGGAGGTCGTCTTcgacttcgggtccctcagcccacggaggaagaggaaggcagcagaggaggaggtggaggaggagga ggacgtggagacgatgacccagagggtgaagagggccaggacCTCGACGGGGGGCCAGCCCCCGGCAGACGCTTCCGGCACActgctggtggtgttgagcagttCGGACAACAGCCCCCGTCCCaacccccagc gaggaggacagcagcaggaggagccacagagggctacccccaacacgccgctcCGAGGGACGttcccggcaagggcgccaagcaccgagcccatgcacacggaggaggaggaggccaactcaggcgctggtggctttgcctcggcgccaaatgttggtggggaggggacctctgcttcccagcccggcacgg agctggaggtggagcgggacgggttGAGGGACCAGGCCCAGAAGCtggccaaggagaaggacacgctcaacgatGCCCTGATtgaggcgcagggcgcggtccTCAGtagggccggggagctctccgaggccaacaactccattaAGGACCTCAaactgaagctggagggtctcgaggggaTGTTGTTGGAGAGGAaagcccgggaggagaccctgagCAAGGATGTGGAGaacgagaagcagctgcggaagaatGAGACCACCGACCACAAAGACTTTGTGGAGGGTGAGAATCGCTGGATTGGCCGCCTTAaagacgtcgccggcaggatgaCCATGtag